A genomic window from Treponema maltophilum ATCC 51939 includes:
- a CDS encoding restriction endonuclease subunit S has product MTARGKINNHLEQIAQAIFKSWFVDFEPFGGKMPKDWREGILSDIATVMMGQSPAGTTFNTDGIGTVFYQGRAEFGFRFPSRRLFTTQSKRMAMKGDVLVSIRAPVGDLNVAFEPCCLGRGLAAIQSNNCQSFTLYTMFVLKRVLNIYNGEGTVFGSINKDDMMNLPILIPSSQILQRFEVLVNPIDAAIETNYVENCHLQNLRDALFPRLMSGEIDVSHLKTD; this is encoded by the coding sequence ATGACAGCAAGGGGAAAGATAAACAATCATTTAGAGCAGATAGCGCAAGCGATTTTTAAATCGTGGTTTGTGGATTTTGAGCCTTTTGGCGGAAAGATGCCGAAGGATTGGCGAGAAGGCATTCTCTCTGATATTGCTACCGTTATGATGGGGCAGTCACCCGCAGGAACGACTTTCAATACAGACGGCATTGGAACGGTATTTTATCAAGGACGTGCCGAGTTTGGTTTTCGCTTTCCTTCACGTCGCCTATTCACCACACAATCTAAACGTATGGCGATGAAAGGTGATGTACTTGTGAGCATCCGAGCTCCTGTAGGGGATTTGAATGTTGCTTTTGAGCCTTGTTGTCTCGGTCGCGGTCTAGCGGCGATCCAAAGTAATAATTGTCAATCTTTTACTCTCTATACGATGTTTGTTTTAAAACGAGTTTTAAATATATACAATGGCGAAGGTACTGTTTTTGGATCCATTAATAAGGATGATATGATGAATCTTCCTATACTTATCCCTTCCAGTCAGATACTTCAGCGGTTTGAGGTACTAGTCAATCCCATAGATGCAGCTATCGAAACAAATTATGTGGAAAATTGTCATCTTCAAAATCTCCGAGACGCTTTATTTCCCCGCCTTATGTCGGGAGAAATTGATGTTTCACATCTCAAAACGGACTAA
- the xerA gene encoding site-specific tyrosine recombinase/integron integrase: MKDKLITAIQMRMAPLLDTAQQAELQRVLAYYFHDVDVIERQASDQQEKEGLLEMFIAAKGVEGCSEKSLKYYDSTIRQMQNSVKKPVREITTDDLRVYLADYQKERKSSKVTIDNMRRIFSSFFGWLEDEDYILKSPVRRIHKIKADKIIKDTFSDEGLELLRDACDDVRDLAMIDLLASTGMRVGELVGLNREDISFHERECVVFGKGKTERLVYFDARTKIHLQNYLDCRTDNNPALFVSLALPYKRLLIGGVETRLREIGKRADIQKVHPHKFRRTLATRAIDKGMPIEQVQRLLGHVKIDTTMTYAMVNQANVKNSHRKFIG, encoded by the coding sequence ATGAAGGACAAACTGATTACGGCGATACAAATGCGTATGGCACCGCTGCTCGACACAGCACAGCAGGCGGAACTGCAGCGGGTGCTGGCATACTACTTTCACGATGTGGATGTTATTGAGCGGCAAGCTTCCGATCAACAGGAAAAAGAAGGGTTGCTTGAAATGTTTATTGCGGCAAAGGGGGTAGAGGGCTGTTCGGAAAAATCATTGAAATATTATGATTCAACTATACGACAGATGCAAAACAGCGTCAAAAAACCCGTACGGGAGATTACTACCGACGATTTACGGGTTTACCTTGCCGACTATCAAAAAGAACGAAAATCAAGTAAAGTAACAATAGACAATATGCGGCGGATTTTCAGCAGCTTTTTCGGATGGTTGGAGGACGAGGATTATATCCTCAAAAGCCCCGTCCGTCGAATCCATAAGATAAAGGCGGATAAAATAATCAAAGATACTTTTTCCGACGAAGGATTGGAACTGCTTCGTGATGCCTGTGACGACGTCCGCGATTTGGCAATGATCGACTTGCTTGCTTCTACGGGGATGCGTGTCGGCGAGTTGGTCGGTTTGAATCGGGAAGACATCAGTTTTCATGAAAGGGAATGCGTCGTGTTCGGCAAAGGCAAAACTGAACGATTGGTCTACTTCGATGCACGGACAAAGATTCATCTGCAAAACTACCTCGATTGCCGTACCGACAACAATCCTGCTCTTTTTGTATCGCTTGCCCTGCCGTATAAGCGGTTATTAATAGGCGGTGTAGAGACAAGGCTTCGCGAAATCGGTAAGCGTGCGGATATACAAAAGGTTCATCCGCACAAATTCCGGCGCACCCTTGCCACGCGGGCAATCGATAAAGGCATGCCCATTGAACAAGTACAACGTTTACTCGGCCATGTGAAAATAGATACGACAATGACCTATGCAATGGTCAATCAGGCGAATGTAAAAAATTCGCATAGAAAATTTATCGGCTGA